GACCTGGAGGGGACGGTGCGTAGttgatttttgtatatattatatttctggaCACAATATGaggacacaaataataatagtaatgatagTAGAGAAAACTCATGACACAATTCTTAAATAGATGGGAAAATGTGTATATGAATCTGGTGCCAAAATCAAAACAGACATAAAACTaggactttaaaaaaaaacagagatgataaaacttataagttacaacaGTCAGACAACGAGACAAATATATTtggataatatagttttaataataataataatatatattgaaataatccAAAAAGACCTAAATGGCTCCACTGAATGGTAACCATGGAATGGAATGGAAGTatcattaataatgtaaataatatgtaataatacatactaCAGGCCAGATACACACtaattataatagcaataataataaaagaatattatggGTATACATCCAGATCCGTGTTAAGGGAGGGGGGCAAAGGGAGCAATTGCCGTGTTAATGGGGTAAAAGTAAGGGGGCGCCTTTATTTACGCCTAATATGCTACCAGCTGTGGCCCAAATTGTAGGGAAGGGGCATGAATTGCCCCGGGGCGTTGAATTGCTTGACACGGCTTTGTATACATCAtacataatctatataatatatcaaaattaatgtttgtctgtgtgtcctttatgcattcctaaaccatTCCATCTGATTGCAAGGCAATTTGGTACAAAGATAGATTAGACCTTTGAGAAGAAGATAGACTAAGTTTTGTCACAAAAAAGGGTAAACTAGAGGTCCAAATTTGGTAGGTATGAGAAAAGGCTGTAAAGAATTTTTTACCCCCCTAACACCActcggggaggtgctcaaacggggattttgagTTTACGATGGAAATGGGCCAgattctaaacatttttttacttatatccAGCAATACAATAATTTCTTTCAAATGACATAATTTAGTGCAACTAATAAGTTATTCGAGAACATTTTATGCCCACTTTCAAGGTaagtatattgaaaaataataaactattataataagatgTTTTAAATTGTACCACATTAGGGTTGTTAATTGTTTCATACCGTTGCCTAATTTAAGCAAAGAATATAACTAAAggtataagtaaattaatacattacaaGCGTTAGTATTTTGAATGTGCAACGGAGTGcccgggatcagctagtatgtttataagatatatagaagttttataattgaattcaatgataaatcattgtatacgaaaattgAATCTGAACAGATACGTTGTGTCAGCCTAACATACTTGTATaagtaatcaaatttaatagtttcaaaaattaataataatcaaaaatatctcatggctataaatagtgTATCTTTCcagtgaacttttttttttttgatacctaTAGAGGTAGTAAAACTTGTTGGGAACCTTCTATCAAACTGtctaatgttagctatgaaaagaaaaatatttatgaatttttaactgaaaaaaaatatacaaaattgtatataaaatataaatagctcataaattaaatgtcaacattgtttgaacattttaccgtgtatggaaaatgttaatatttagtgaacatttcaggagtctacggttattcgttttaataatacaacaaaatcTCAAAAATCGATTAATTTAAATTCGAACATTTACCGCTGAATAtcaatatcgtaaaaattataagtactaACGATTATAAAAAATGCATGTTCCGTTTGAGtatggttttaattatttacaacatttaaaaaaaatttcatggcTAAAGGTAgctcaaaaatgtcaaaattgtttgaaaattgtaccatgtatggaaaattttaattataacatttggTAATATTTTCTAGGAttaatcatttttgaattacaacaaaatatcaaaaattgttaggtgaaaattcgttaatttaccgaTGAAAATCGAAtatcgtaaacatttttattcaaacgctcataaaaaaataatattactttcaggtaaactttttttttttttattagaggTAGTAAAATTTGTGAAGAAtcttctatcagaaaaaatttCTCATATCAGCTATGAAAGGAAACACTTTTATGAACTcttaactgaaaaatagtttgaacatttgaactttaaacgcatatataaataataattgagctAAAATGTATCTTTGAAGATCCATTAATGAAATGTATTAGGAacctattgtattacattttcaagctttttttacttaaaaacaatatttacaaaattcgaaaaaaatttaaaaggctCTAATAGTAGCAGTGTtgagtttatctagataaatattcttttatattttatctagaaaaatagagattattaatttacacagttatctaagacaaaaatcaccgttatctagatgaatttatctagataatttaatttattaaaagtcttttatttattataatttataggtagataATTAAGTAGTTTATTAAGTGggtagtatttactaataactatcgacattttcgataacatactattagttataagttatattctATATTGCTACGAGCTTACGGAGAGTGCCTAATTTTGAATCTAGTACCGGTAATTGGTTACTGCTAACAACAGGACCTGTATACAGTGGCGTAGTTATGATTTGGTTCTGGGGgggatatttaattaattggatAAACGTAAAGTGGAGGCCAAAGCCCCCCACACCTCCctaacaggtttttttttttaaacataattctaTACAcagttacattaataaaaaaattttatttccataaattttataatttataaaataaaatccaatttCCTAGGTTTTTTGGCTAACTCGTTTATTATCTCCTCTGTGTCAATGTGTACGTTTTTGTGGACAGCCAacactaaaatactaaatgagTAGGCGTGTAGCACCACTGCACCAGTTatggaaatataaattttaacataaacagTCACAGAGGCGTCAACAATTAGAAAACtatgtaaaactattaactataatattacgtgtGTATAGTCCGCGACACGAAAAGTGGCCGATTTGTACCGCGACCCGTTGCGGCTTCCCTACCTGTTAGCCATTGGTTCTCAACCTATACCACCTCCTGCCCGGCGCACGGCGGTCGCAGTGCCATGCATCTGCGCGCAATGTGTATTCCATACATTATAGTAGACTGGTTTTTTTTGTGCACCCTTAGCTGATCTTCTGGAATGCCTGGAGGGCAGCTGCAGAATGTGCTGTGGTAGGGGATACAGTAATGCACATAATACAAACACGTTTTATGGCACTCGtgttttatctttttgtatGTTGTGTACTGTGCGCTCgtaaacaactatttttttacactGTTTTTTCTCCTGCGTTACCGTGTTAatccatttaaaaatgtcgttttcCGATTCAGATACTCACAGtcagagtaaaaaaattattcatagtgtgtatttatttttaaaacaattatcaaagAAGTCAGATTTAACtgctgatttttttaaaaatgcgcaAGTTGTTACTGCCGAAGCTTGTGGTGTGGGTTATCGTACTGTAAGACGGATTTGTGCtgaaggaaaaaataatattaatccagaAACACCAGGTGCGGAACCTACATTTGTTTCTCCACGTAAAGGGTATAAACGAGCAAAAACTGTTTCGGAGCTGGATGATTTCGATTCCGATGTTGTGAGGAGAACTGTCCACGAGTTTTACGACCGGGGTGAGTACCCAACggctcaattaatattaaatgtcgtaaaaaaaaaaacaaattacaatggGTGCGTTCGATCAATGCAAAGGctcctaaaaaatttaaaatttacttacaaAAGATGTAACGATGGTCGTATGTTTTTAATGGAGAGGAATGATATCGTCGCACTTCGGTGTAAATTTTTACGACAAATGTGTACGCTGCGAAAAAATAAAGACGATCGTCCAGTGGTTTATCTCGATGAAACGTGGGTAAACCAAAACCATTCACGCACCCTTATTtggcaaaatgaaaataattctggTGGTCTGAAGGTGCCGACGGGTAAAGGAGGCCGACTTATTGTATGCCATGCAGGATGTAGTCGCTACGGGTTTATAGAAGGGTCAAAATTGGTATTTCGAAGCAATACCGGAAATACCACGGATTATCATAATCAGATGAATGGTGAAGTATTCAAAGAGTGGTTTATTCAACTGCTTAAAAATCTAGAAGAGCCATCAGTTATAGTCATGGACAATGCGCCTTACCATTCAATCCTCAGAGACAAATATCCGAAAAGTAATTGGAGAAAAACCGAAGTACAACAAtggttaaatgaaaaaaatattgagttccATCCATTGGAAACATTACCTGAACTTcggcaaaaagttaaaaacctattgccacgtgaaaaaaaatatgagctgGATGACATTGCAATTGAAATGGGTCATGAGGTAATCCGTCTTCCACCATACCACTGTAAGTATAACCCAATTGAGTTAATTTGGGCTCAAGTTAAGGGCCAAGTAGCGaaatttaacaatacttttaaaatggttGATATTGAGCGGTTAACACACGAGGCATTAGATGCAGTAACAATAGACGACTGGACGAAATGCGTTCGTCATGCAGAAGAAATTCAGGACGAGGacaacaaaaatgaaataatgagGGACACCATGATAGAACcaataattatgacaatattaccaGATGACAGTGACTGGAGTGATGATGAAGAAGATATTGACGAAGAAAACCACGGATAACAtatgtcttaaataatattaaattaaaaattttttgtatttgtatttttttttaaattttttttgttgtttggtttgaataaaaaaattaattatagtaattttagtaaattatgtttaactcTTTCGGTCCTGATTTCTATCTAAAAATTCATAATggtgtaaaaaaagtaattataaatagataatataatgataaaataataataaataatggttatGGTGTATAACGTCTTTGTTAacactattaaaattgaaatataaaatcatttgtatAGGAGTTTTGGAGTTTAGGAGTTACCGTGTTGATTACGCGTTGAaatggttaatttaaaaaaacgcggcaatttatttaattagattatgAACCACTTAGGCGAAACGGCCGCTAGGTTCGCGACGGTCATCGGCCACATTTCATGTCGCGGACTATAGTACTCACTACCATTAACATTATACTTTTAGAGTAGTATTTATACTCTATAACGTACATGtatcataaagtataataatagcaaatatttttttcaaacatttcgtTTCGACCTGCGACCTATGCATGGCGCATGCAAACGTGTTGTTATGCCAATAACCCAAGTAACACAAGTAACCggttctattatattttactgcagTACAGTGACTTATGTTACTTAACTGGTGTTGgctatttgtaatttgtatacattatatttttataccatgGTAACATTTACTGGCGTCGTACTACTGCACGGTATACTCATATATCTTCATAGTTTCACAGATTGTAGTTTTTACCACAAACTCTTAAATTGAACGGGTATTATACCTGTGAAATAAcctttttctatattttagttaacgatACGTTAAAGTTTAACAGTTAAACTATGTTAATTGTTTACATAtaactaagttattttaataatgcgagtatattattaattataactattggGTACGGGCAGTGGCGGATTAAGTAATTTGCCGCCTACAAGCAGGGCATTTGCCGCCCtttcattttatacttaaaacaaaatacatatagaaatacattgttagtttaataattctttattatattaaatttaatacaatcgtcaaatattattaaaatattataaatattatataataaatttattaaaatatttttgttcggCTTTTTAAGTTAGCGAATGTTTCGATTAAGTCTTGAAAATCAATTGTCGACACTAATTCAGATTCAATGCAAAGGagagccaaattatttaatcgatTTTCGCCAATTGTAGATCTCAAATACGTTTTGGTTCTTTTGAGACACGAAAACGATCTCTCTGCTGAACAATTAGTAACTGCCATACAGGAATATATTCTCAAAGCGATGCTTACATTCGGAAATAATTCTTCTAAATTTTGAttcctaaaaaatgtaaacaaactttgatgttgttgttttttttctgttgcaTTTTGCATATAAGTTTTGAAATGTATGCATTCTTGAGTAAATGTGGTTTCGTCAATGTCCGTTTCATAAAACTGTTGGAGTTTGTTGGCTCCTTGGACAATATCATCGGTATCAATTGACTTATTGTCTATGTTgatcaaaaatttgaatttatcgtaaatattttcatacccAGAATGTCTCATTTCCAGTTGTTTTCTGAGTTGATCCAATACGGCAAAATAAACGGTTTTTAATTTGTCTTTGCCATCAAAAACTACTTCATTTGCTCTAGAACTACATTCGTCTAGTTCGTCGCATAAAAGGGGTCACTTAAGACGACGTTTTTTGTCCAATTCATATTCttcttttctaattttttttgcttCACCAATGAATTGTTGGAACATTTCATCAGATCTTATTTCACTCACATAATCAATTAAAGATTTGTATAGATCAACAACATGTTCTAAGTTAGCTGATGTTGATTGTAAAACTGTGCTTGTTTTATTAAATCGTTCCAACAAAGAAGTCCAAAATATGGCGAAGTGGTACGAGggcgatattatataattgatataatttaattaatattattttattcaagcgTCGGCTGAGACAcattgtattgtaaaatattgtgcGGTGACACCAATTTATTAGCAGGTTAACCTAACCGCAGTGAACGTgtcatcaaaaatttaaaaaaaaaaatatttattttatagaaatatagagtaaattgtttttacttgtttttaaatttgtgaaaaaagtatcgagttttcttattttttgaataacccTTTTCTCTTTTTCTTCATGCTCTTCTCGCAGCTTTTTGTATCTTGCACCACTTTTCCTTTTTCTACCATCACTCATTGTGATGTAATACTTtgaagaattattataaaaataaataaagacgTCGTTACACTCGTAGCACAAGTTGCAGTGTCGCGGTATACTAATAAGCAGAATAATGTTATGATAAGGATTAAAGAATGTGTATAACATTCTTTGTAATTGTAAGTAATAG
This genomic window from Metopolophium dirhodum isolate CAU chromosome 1, ASM1992520v1, whole genome shotgun sequence contains:
- the LOC132940890 gene encoding uncharacterized protein LOC132940890, with the translated sequence MEWNGSIINNSATRKVADLYRDPLRLPYLLAIGSQPIPPPARRTAVAVPCICAQCKSDLTADFFKNAQVVTAEACGVGYRTVRRICAEGKNNINPETPGAEPTFVSPRKGYKRAKTVSELDDFDSDVVRRTVHEFYDRGEYPTAQLILNVVKKKTNYNGCVRSMQRLLKNLKFTYKRCNDGRMFLMERNDIVALRCKFLRQMCTLRKNKDDRPVVYLDETWVNQNHSRTLIWQNENNSGGLKVPTGKGGRLIVCHAGCSRYGFIEGSKLVFRSNTGNTTDYHNQMNGEVFKEWFIQLLKNLEEPSVIVMDNAPYHSILRDKYPKSNWRKTEVQQWLNEKNIEFHPLETLPELRQKVKNLLPREKKYELDDIAIEMGHEVIRLPPYHCKYNPIELIWAQVKGQVAKFNNTFKMVDIERLTHEALDAVTIDDWTKCVRHAEEIQDEDNKNEIMRDTMIEPIIMTILPDDSDWSDDEEDIDEENHG